One window from the genome of Streptomyces cadmiisoli encodes:
- a CDS encoding YkvA family protein, whose translation MEISTTVLVVLAVILAVVLAAAVALLVRLVRARRVLRRAGLPTGPRWVFWGAVAYFVLPADLLPDPLYLDDVGVLLLALRTLRAPLTARDHRTAGKSRPRAAA comes from the coding sequence GTGGAAATCAGCACAACAGTGCTCGTCGTGCTCGCCGTGATCCTCGCCGTCGTGCTCGCCGCAGCCGTGGCGCTGCTGGTGCGACTGGTGCGGGCGCGACGGGTCCTACGGCGTGCCGGGCTGCCCACCGGGCCGCGCTGGGTCTTCTGGGGCGCCGTCGCGTACTTCGTGCTCCCGGCAGACCTGTTGCCCGACCCGCTCTATCTGGACGACGTGGGCGTCCTGCTGCTGGCGCTGCGCACCCTGCGCGCCCCACTGACCGCACGCGACCACCGCACCGCCGGGAAGAGCCGCCCGCGCGCCGCCGCCTGA
- a CDS encoding sensor histidine kinase, translating to MVASFRRQTLAGEMLVLQLAIVVMVLLAVAAVSLAQSEATFDRVEGRRVSALAEQVAANPLVRSQLVAPLPREALAPLVNSTQSQSGVTSVTVADAEGRIVSSTDPTVIGDALPLGEGAAAGRGWSGELTLDGTLELVAQVPVIGAGRDNLGRRLGTVMIGAASPTMWQRLSGASSYLLAYLGIASGLGLAGSLLLARRVKRQTLGLEPREIAGLAEHREALLYGIAEGVVALDPQHRLTLVNEMGRRLLALPADCVGRNLADLGIEGRLRDVLTGDREGPAEERDEVVIRDDRILVMNRMTVVKDGRLLGSVTTLRDRTELARLEREIGSFRSSSELLRAQAHEFANQLHTISGLIQIGEQEEVVRYIRALHRRRQSLDVTLSRRVRDTAVAALLMAKSSQAAERRVRLRISDDTALDRLTPEDAADVATVVGNLVDNAVDAAAAGEPVDGGAWVEVELRQDAATVEIAVRDSGPGVAPDLAREVFSHGFTTKAARKGERGIGLALTRLVCERHGGEISVTNTPDGALFTARMTVSHLADAVAEGAGR from the coding sequence GTGGTCGCCTCCTTCCGTCGCCAGACCCTCGCGGGCGAGATGCTGGTGCTCCAGCTCGCCATCGTCGTGATGGTGCTGCTGGCGGTCGCGGCGGTCTCGCTCGCCCAGTCGGAGGCGACCTTCGACCGGGTCGAGGGCCGCCGGGTGAGCGCTCTGGCCGAGCAGGTGGCCGCCAACCCCCTGGTGCGCAGCCAGCTCGTGGCGCCGCTGCCCCGCGAAGCGCTGGCGCCGTTGGTGAACTCCACGCAGTCGCAGTCGGGGGTGACCTCGGTGACCGTCGCCGACGCGGAAGGCCGGATCGTCTCCTCCACCGACCCGACGGTCATCGGTGACGCACTGCCGCTGGGCGAGGGCGCCGCCGCGGGGCGCGGCTGGTCCGGGGAGCTGACGCTGGACGGCACCCTGGAACTGGTGGCCCAGGTGCCGGTGATCGGGGCGGGCCGGGACAATCTGGGCCGGCGACTGGGCACGGTGATGATCGGTGCGGCCTCGCCGACGATGTGGCAGCGCCTGAGCGGCGCCTCGTCCTACCTGCTCGCCTATCTCGGCATCGCCAGCGGTCTGGGCCTGGCCGGTTCGCTGCTGCTGGCCCGCCGGGTCAAGCGGCAGACCCTCGGTCTGGAGCCGCGAGAGATCGCCGGTCTGGCCGAGCACCGTGAGGCGCTGCTGTACGGGATCGCGGAGGGCGTCGTCGCCCTGGACCCGCAGCACCGGCTCACCCTGGTGAACGAGATGGGCCGGCGCCTGCTGGCGCTGCCCGCGGACTGCGTCGGCCGGAACCTGGCCGACCTCGGGATCGAGGGACGGCTGCGGGACGTGCTGACCGGCGACCGGGAGGGGCCGGCCGAGGAGCGCGACGAGGTCGTGATCCGCGACGACCGGATCCTGGTCATGAACCGGATGACGGTCGTCAAGGACGGCCGGCTCCTCGGCTCGGTCACCACCCTGCGGGACCGCACCGAACTGGCGCGGCTGGAGCGGGAGATCGGCTCGTTCCGCAGTTCCTCGGAGCTGCTGCGGGCGCAGGCGCACGAGTTCGCCAACCAGTTGCACACCATCTCGGGGCTGATCCAGATCGGCGAGCAGGAGGAGGTGGTGCGCTACATCCGCGCGCTGCACCGGCGCCGCCAGTCGCTGGACGTCACGCTGAGCCGTCGTGTGCGTGACACGGCCGTGGCCGCGCTGCTGATGGCCAAGTCCTCCCAGGCCGCCGAACGCAGGGTCCGGCTGCGCATCTCGGACGACACCGCGCTCGACCGGCTGACCCCCGAGGACGCCGCCGACGTGGCGACCGTCGTCGGCAACCTCGTCGACAACGCCGTGGACGCGGCCGCCGCGGGCGAACCGGTCGACGGCGGTGCCTGGGTCGAGGTCGAGCTGCGGCAGGACGCGGCCACCGTCGAGATCGCGGTCCGTGACTCCGGCCCCGGCGTGGCCCCCGACCTGGCGCGGGAGGTGTTCTCGCACGGTTTCACCACCAAGGCCGCCCGGAAGGGCGAGCGCGGTATCGGTCTCGCCCTGACGCGGCTGGTCTGCGAGCGGCACGGGGGCGAGATCTCGGTGACGAACACCCCGGACGGTGCCCTGTTCACCGCTCGCATGACCGTCAGCCACCTCGCCGACGCGGTGGCGGAAGGAGCAGGCCGATGA
- a CDS encoding LysR family transcriptional regulator has protein sequence MPHLDLLSTFLEVYRAGSLSAAAQRLGVTQPAVSGQLARLEERIGEPLFVRGSRGVTPTRRAALLAARVGAHVDGLRGALDPADEPPLRGTVRIGGAAEVMALRVLPALAGLTGRGLTVHVTLGLADDLLSQLADDRLDLVVSAVRPSRTGLLAAPLVDEEFVLVAPPALAHTVDADRLRSEPVAALAHLPLVAYAEELPIVRRYWRGEFGRRPPNPVALVVADLRAVLAAVAAGAGISVLPRYIAAPALAAGEVVQLHRPEVAPLNTLYTAVRRGGAAGPAVTVVRDRLQQAARGWSSL, from the coding sequence ATGCCGCACCTTGATCTGCTGTCCACCTTCCTGGAGGTCTACCGGGCGGGGTCGCTGTCCGCGGCCGCCCAGCGGCTCGGGGTGACACAGCCGGCCGTCAGCGGTCAGCTGGCCCGGCTGGAGGAGCGGATCGGTGAGCCGCTGTTCGTCCGCGGCAGCAGGGGCGTCACGCCGACGCGGCGCGCGGCCCTGCTGGCGGCGCGCGTCGGCGCTCACGTGGACGGGCTGCGCGGGGCGCTGGACCCGGCCGACGAGCCGCCGCTGCGCGGCACGGTGCGGATCGGCGGGGCGGCCGAGGTGATGGCGCTGCGGGTGCTGCCGGCGCTGGCCGGGCTGACCGGCCGCGGTCTGACCGTCCATGTGACCCTCGGGCTCGCCGACGACCTGCTGTCCCAGCTGGCCGACGACCGCCTCGACCTGGTCGTCTCGGCGGTGAGGCCCTCCCGTACGGGACTTCTTGCGGCTCCGCTGGTGGACGAGGAGTTCGTCCTGGTCGCGCCGCCCGCGCTGGCCCACACCGTCGACGCGGACCGGCTTCGCAGCGAGCCGGTGGCGGCGCTGGCCCATCTGCCGCTGGTCGCGTACGCGGAGGAACTGCCGATCGTGCGCCGCTACTGGCGCGGTGAGTTCGGACGGCGCCCGCCGAATCCGGTGGCCCTGGTGGTCGCCGACCTCAGGGCGGTCCTGGCGGCGGTGGCGGCCGGTGCGGGGATCTCCGTCCTGCCCCGGTACATCGCGGCCCCGGCCCTCGCCGCCGGGGAGGTCGTGCAGCTGCACCGGCCCGAGGTGGCGCCGCTGAACACCCTGTACACGGCGGTGCGGCGGGGCGGTGCCGCCGGTCCCGCCGTCACCGTCGTGCGCGACCGTCTGCAGCAGGCCGCGCGCGGGTGGAGCTCACTGTGA
- the tgmA gene encoding putative ATP-grasp-modified RiPP: protein MQPFALDYARPAAKLDVAMPYAYDPGLQLNVLCDGRIAATDLALMRELGTTTSTAGSKTHFDD from the coding sequence ATGCAACCGTTCGCGCTCGACTACGCACGCCCGGCAGCGAAGTTGGACGTCGCCATGCCGTACGCCTACGACCCAGGCCTCCAGTTGAACGTCCTGTGCGACGGCCGGATAGCGGCCACCGATCTCGCCTTGATGAGAGAACTGGGCACCACGACCTCGACCGCCGGTTCGAAGACGCACTTCGACGACTGA
- a CDS encoding FAD-dependent oxidoreductase: MSRPLRVAIVGAGPAGIYAADALLKSDVAAEPGVSIDLFERMPAPFGLIRYGVAPDHPRIKGIITALHQVLDKPQIRLFGNVDYPTDISLDDLRTFYDAVIFSTGATADRALPVPGIDLDGSHGAADFVSWYDGHPDVPRTWPLEAEKVAVLGVGNVALDVARILAKTADELLPTEIPANVHEGLEANRAKEIHVFGRRGPAQAKFSPMELRELDHSPTIEVIVDPEDIDYDDGSIATRRGNKQADMVAKTLENWAIRDVGDRPHKLFLHFFESPTEILGEDGQVVGLRTERTELDGTGNVRGTGKFTDWDVTAIYRAVGYLSDKLPKLPWDIDSGTVPDEGGRVMQESGTHLPSVYVTGWIRRGPVGLIGHTKGDANETVSNLLDDFAHSRLQTPSAPEPESVDAFLAERNVRFTTWEGWYRLDAAEKALGEPQGRERVKIVEREDMLRESGA, from the coding sequence ATGTCCCGCCCTCTGCGGGTAGCCATTGTCGGAGCCGGCCCCGCCGGGATCTACGCCGCCGATGCACTGCTCAAGTCCGACGTGGCCGCCGAACCCGGAGTGTCCATCGACCTCTTCGAGCGGATGCCCGCGCCGTTCGGCCTGATCCGCTACGGTGTCGCGCCCGACCACCCCAGGATCAAGGGCATCATCACGGCCCTCCACCAGGTGCTCGACAAGCCGCAGATCCGCCTCTTCGGCAACGTCGACTACCCGACGGACATCAGCCTGGACGACCTGCGCACGTTCTACGACGCGGTGATCTTCTCCACCGGCGCCACGGCCGACCGCGCGCTGCCCGTCCCGGGCATCGACCTCGACGGGTCCCACGGCGCCGCGGACTTCGTCTCCTGGTACGACGGTCACCCCGACGTGCCGCGCACCTGGCCGCTGGAGGCGGAGAAGGTCGCCGTGCTGGGCGTCGGCAACGTCGCGCTCGACGTGGCCCGCATCCTGGCGAAGACCGCGGACGAACTGCTGCCGACGGAGATCCCGGCCAACGTCCACGAGGGCCTCGAGGCGAACCGGGCCAAGGAGATCCACGTCTTCGGCCGCCGCGGCCCCGCGCAGGCGAAGTTCAGCCCGATGGAGCTGCGCGAACTCGACCACTCCCCCACCATCGAGGTCATCGTCGACCCCGAGGACATCGATTACGACGACGGTTCGATCGCGACGCGGCGCGGCAACAAGCAGGCCGACATGGTCGCCAAGACCCTGGAGAACTGGGCGATACGCGACGTCGGCGACCGGCCGCACAAGCTGTTCCTGCACTTCTTCGAGTCGCCGACCGAGATCCTCGGCGAGGACGGCCAGGTCGTCGGCCTGCGCACGGAGCGCACCGAGCTGGACGGCACCGGCAACGTCCGGGGCACGGGCAAGTTCACCGACTGGGACGTCACCGCGATCTACCGCGCCGTGGGCTACCTGTCGGACAAGCTGCCCAAGCTGCCCTGGGACATCGACTCGGGCACCGTGCCGGACGAGGGCGGCCGGGTCATGCAGGAGAGCGGCACGCACCTGCCGTCGGTGTACGTGACCGGCTGGATCCGGCGCGGCCCCGTCGGCCTCATCGGCCACACCAAGGGCGACGCCAACGAGACGGTGTCCAACCTGCTGGACGACTTCGCCCACAGCCGGCTGCAGACCCCCTCGGCACCGGAGCCCGAGTCCGTGGACGCGTTCCTGGCCGAACGGAACGTCCGCTTCACGACGTGGGAGGGCTGGTACCGGCTGGACGCGGCGGAGAAGGCCCTGGGCGAGCCGCAGGGCCGGGAGCGCGTGAAGATCGTCGAGCGTGAGGACATGCTGCGGGAGAGCGGCGCCTGA
- a CDS encoding response regulator: MTGTTDTTGAADAIDVLVVDDDFMVARVHRAFVERVPAFRVVGVASSGGQAVEAVDRLRPDLVLLDLYLPDVFGLDVIPRLRTAGHDCDVMVISAARETDAVRGAVRHGVVDYLLKPFEFEDLRARLERYAAQRGRLLATVVRGQADVDRVLAGASTPATAGAALPKGMSVETAELVERALRGADGTLSATECATLTGVSRVSARRYLEYFHTTGNAEVSLRYGAAGRPERRYGWRA; encoded by the coding sequence ATGACCGGTACGACGGACACCACGGGCGCGGCGGACGCCATCGACGTACTGGTCGTCGACGACGACTTCATGGTGGCCAGGGTCCACCGCGCCTTCGTCGAACGGGTGCCCGCGTTCCGGGTCGTCGGCGTCGCCAGCAGCGGCGGACAGGCCGTCGAGGCCGTGGACCGGCTGCGGCCGGACCTGGTGCTGCTCGACCTGTATCTGCCGGACGTCTTCGGCCTCGACGTCATTCCGCGGCTGCGCACCGCGGGCCACGACTGCGACGTCATGGTGATCAGCGCGGCCCGCGAGACGGACGCGGTGCGCGGCGCCGTACGCCACGGTGTCGTCGACTACCTCCTCAAGCCCTTCGAGTTCGAGGACCTGCGGGCCCGGCTGGAGCGCTACGCCGCCCAGCGCGGCCGGCTGCTGGCCACCGTCGTACGCGGTCAGGCCGATGTGGACCGTGTGCTGGCCGGGGCGTCCACACCGGCGACGGCGGGTGCGGCACTGCCGAAGGGGATGAGCGTGGAGACCGCCGAGTTGGTCGAACGCGCCCTGCGCGGCGCCGACGGCACCCTGTCCGCCACCGAGTGCGCCACCCTGACGGGCGTCTCCCGGGTGAGCGCCCGCCGGTACCTGGAGTACTTCCACACGACCGGCAACGCCGAGGTGTCGCTGCGCTACGGGGCGGCCGGGCGGCCGGAGCGGCGGTACGGCTGGCGGGCCTGA
- a CDS encoding TetR/AcrR family transcriptional regulator, with amino-acid sequence MNTEQRRLSTAEERRETVLRTAIGAFAARGYFGTTTTEVAKAAGISQAYVYRLFPNKEALFTAVVKHCFVQVRAALERGAAAATSSAPEAVLRSMGDAYARLISDNDLLLVQLHAQAAAVSEPAVREAVRAGYARAVEYVRGASGGGEEQVQQFFATGMLCHLIVSIDADTVDAPWTRTLAAGIRHY; translated from the coding sequence ATGAATACGGAACAGCGCAGACTCTCCACCGCCGAGGAGCGTCGCGAGACGGTCCTGCGCACGGCCATCGGCGCGTTCGCGGCCCGCGGCTACTTCGGCACCACCACCACGGAGGTGGCCAAGGCGGCCGGCATCTCGCAGGCGTACGTCTACCGCCTCTTCCCCAACAAGGAGGCGCTGTTCACCGCGGTCGTCAAGCACTGCTTCGTGCAGGTGCGCGCCGCCCTCGAACGCGGCGCGGCCGCGGCCACGAGCAGCGCACCGGAGGCCGTGCTCCGCTCCATGGGCGATGCCTACGCCCGGCTGATCAGCGACAACGATCTGCTGCTGGTGCAGCTGCACGCCCAGGCGGCGGCCGTCTCCGAGCCCGCGGTGCGCGAGGCGGTCAGGGCGGGGTACGCCCGCGCGGTCGAATACGTCCGCGGCGCCTCCGGCGGCGGCGAGGAGCAGGTCCAGCAGTTCTTCGCCACCGGCATGCTCTGCCATCTGATCGTCTCCATCGACGCCGACACCGTCGACGCGCCATGGACCCGCACCCTGGCCGCGGGCATCAGGCACTACTGA
- the tgmB gene encoding ATP-grasp ribosomal peptide maturase gives MTVLILTSEQDVTADMVVVHLNASAVPVVRLDPADLIGGAALSGEYVHGSFRGHLWSAGRLVGLDGLRSVWVRRPGTPASRVAEPSEWLTEESSQALYGMLRSSGARWMNHPDAARRARYKPWQLRLAQRSGLPVPATLITTFPQAARDFAARFPDLVVKPVSGAHPQEPPRAVPTSRVAPDADFAAVAFGPTLLQRRIAKRADIRLTVVGERMLAARKATAPDADPDEVDVRFAPGDVPWRPSDVPPRIADGVRAYLREAELAYGAFDFAEDADGTWWFLECNQSGQFGFVEVDTGQPIARTIAEWLARPVPENAPKRVNGTSSRVC, from the coding sequence ATGACCGTACTGATCTTGACCTCCGAACAGGACGTGACGGCCGACATGGTGGTCGTCCACCTCAACGCGTCCGCGGTCCCCGTGGTCCGCCTGGACCCCGCCGATCTGATCGGCGGCGCGGCCCTGTCCGGCGAGTACGTGCACGGTTCGTTCCGCGGCCACCTGTGGTCCGCGGGGCGGCTGGTGGGCCTGGACGGGCTGCGTTCCGTGTGGGTGCGCAGGCCCGGGACTCCGGCCTCGCGGGTGGCCGAGCCGTCGGAGTGGCTCACCGAGGAGTCCTCACAGGCGTTGTACGGCATGCTGCGCAGTTCCGGCGCGCGCTGGATGAACCACCCCGACGCGGCCCGACGCGCTCGCTACAAGCCCTGGCAGCTGCGCCTGGCCCAGCGCAGCGGGCTGCCCGTGCCGGCCACGCTGATCACGACCTTCCCGCAGGCCGCCCGCGACTTCGCCGCACGCTTCCCGGACCTGGTCGTCAAGCCCGTCTCCGGCGCCCATCCCCAGGAGCCGCCGCGGGCGGTGCCCACCAGCCGGGTGGCACCGGACGCCGACTTCGCCGCGGTAGCCTTCGGCCCGACCCTGCTGCAACGGCGTATCGCCAAGCGCGCCGACATCCGGCTCACCGTCGTCGGCGAACGCATGCTGGCGGCCCGCAAGGCGACGGCGCCGGACGCCGATCCCGACGAGGTGGACGTCCGCTTCGCCCCGGGCGACGTGCCCTGGCGCCCCTCCGACGTTCCCCCGCGGATCGCGGACGGTGTGCGCGCCTACCTCCGCGAGGCGGAACTGGCCTACGGTGCGTTCGACTTCGCCGAGGACGCGGACGGGACCTGGTGGTTCCTGGAGTGCAACCAGTCCGGGCAGTTCGGCTTCGTGGAGGTGGACACGGGCCAGCCGATCGCCCGCACCATCGCGGAGTGGCTGGCCCGTCCCGTCCCGGAGAACGCGCCGAAGCGGGTCAACGGAACCAGCAGCAGGGTGTGTTGA
- a CDS encoding arginase family protein — translation MREPAIIEAPSVLGLRPSGVQDLPAALSAAGLLRADPPVARAARVEPPAYDPRRDPVTGVLNSDALARYSVRLADAVGDVLDSGRFPVVLGGDCSILLGNLLALARRGRHGLLFLDGHTDFYQPSAEPTGEAASMELALVTGRGPRPLTDLEGRGPLVRDEDVAALGFRDTAESARAGMQPLPPELYTLDLDGVRAMGAGRAARRAVDRLAGAPGGYWVHLDVDVLDDAVMPAVDYRAPGGLSWAELERMLRVALTGDRVTGFDVTIFNPRLDPDGSIASALVRCLNRGLSALTSEVA, via the coding sequence GTGCGGGAACCGGCGATCATCGAGGCGCCGTCCGTGCTGGGACTGCGGCCGTCCGGCGTCCAGGACCTGCCGGCCGCCCTGTCGGCGGCCGGACTGCTCCGGGCCGACCCGCCGGTGGCACGAGCCGCCCGGGTCGAGCCGCCGGCCTACGACCCGAGGCGGGACCCGGTCACCGGCGTCCTCAACTCCGACGCGCTCGCGCGGTACTCGGTGCGGCTCGCCGACGCCGTCGGTGACGTCCTGGACTCCGGCCGTTTCCCGGTCGTCCTCGGCGGCGACTGCAGCATTCTGCTGGGCAACCTCCTCGCCCTGGCCCGCCGCGGACGCCACGGCCTGCTGTTCCTCGACGGCCACACCGACTTCTACCAGCCCTCCGCGGAGCCGACGGGTGAGGCGGCCTCGATGGAGCTCGCCCTGGTCACGGGCCGCGGCCCGCGGCCGCTCACCGATCTCGAAGGGCGCGGGCCCCTGGTGCGGGACGAGGACGTGGCCGCTCTGGGCTTCCGGGACACGGCCGAGTCCGCCCGGGCCGGGATGCAGCCGCTGCCGCCGGAGCTGTACACCCTCGATCTGGACGGCGTACGAGCGATGGGTGCCGGCCGCGCGGCCCGCCGGGCGGTCGACCGGCTGGCCGGCGCGCCCGGCGGGTACTGGGTGCACCTGGACGTCGACGTGCTGGACGACGCGGTCATGCCCGCCGTCGACTACCGCGCGCCGGGCGGGCTGAGCTGGGCGGAGCTGGAGCGGATGCTGCGCGTCGCACTGACCGGGGACCGGGTCACCGGATTCGACGTCACGATCTTCAACCCCCGCCTGGATCCCGACGGAAGCATCGCGTCCGCGCTGGTCCGGTGCCTGAACCGGGGGTTGTCGGCGCTCACCTCCGAGGTCGCCTGA
- a CDS encoding type 1 glutamine amidotransferase domain-containing protein codes for MAKILMVVSGADSMRLADGTTHPTGYWAEEVAVSHEVLTGAGAQVVIATPGGVRPTVDALSLDERGGVAEADARRHRAYLDGIADQLSAPLALAEARADDYDAVLVPGGHAPMADLATDAALGRLLGEADASGRTVAALCHGVAALLSADRQDAGFTFAGRTLTSFTDEEERQGGLGDNTPYYLESRLRERGAVIRSGPAWSSTVVQDGNLITGQNPQSSRATAEAVLKNLKDLTG; via the coding sequence ATGGCGAAGATTCTGATGGTCGTCTCCGGCGCGGACAGCATGCGGCTGGCCGACGGCACCACCCACCCCACCGGCTACTGGGCGGAGGAGGTGGCCGTCTCCCACGAGGTGCTCACCGGAGCCGGGGCGCAGGTGGTGATCGCCACGCCGGGCGGCGTCCGGCCGACCGTCGACGCCCTCAGCCTGGACGAGCGCGGCGGCGTCGCCGAGGCGGACGCCCGGCGCCACCGCGCCTACCTCGACGGCATCGCCGACCAGCTGTCCGCGCCGCTCGCCCTCGCCGAGGCGCGGGCGGACGACTACGACGCCGTCCTCGTCCCCGGTGGCCACGCGCCGATGGCCGACCTCGCCACGGACGCCGCCCTCGGACGGCTGCTCGGCGAGGCCGACGCCTCGGGCCGGACCGTGGCGGCCCTGTGCCACGGGGTCGCCGCGCTGCTCAGCGCGGACCGGCAGGACGCCGGCTTCACCTTCGCGGGACGCACCCTGACGTCCTTCACCGACGAGGAGGAGCGCCAGGGCGGGCTGGGCGACAACACGCCGTACTACCTGGAGAGCCGGCTGCGTGAGCGCGGGGCCGTGATCCGGTCCGGACCCGCGTGGAGCAGCACGGTCGTCCAGGACGGCAACCTGATCACCGGTCAGAACCCGCAGTCCAGCAGGGCCACCGCCGAGGCCGTGCTGAAGAACCTCAAGGACCTCACGGGCTGA
- a CDS encoding flavodoxin family protein, with protein MATLLIVHHTPSPNCQAMLEAVVSGATTPEIDGVRVERRAALSATASDVLAADGYLLGTPANLGYMSGALKHFFDQVYYPCLDETRGRPFGYYVHGGSDVTGAVRGIEAITTGLGWRRAAEAVTVTGEPDRKSVEACWELGATVAAGLMEG; from the coding sequence GTGGCCACCTTGCTGATCGTGCATCACACGCCGTCGCCCAACTGCCAGGCGATGCTGGAGGCAGTCGTCTCCGGGGCGACGACACCGGAGATCGACGGGGTCCGCGTCGAACGGCGCGCCGCGTTGTCCGCCACGGCGTCCGACGTGCTCGCCGCCGACGGATACCTGCTGGGCACGCCGGCGAACCTCGGGTACATGTCCGGTGCCCTCAAGCACTTCTTCGACCAGGTCTACTACCCCTGTCTCGACGAGACGCGGGGCAGGCCCTTCGGCTACTACGTGCACGGCGGCAGCGACGTCACGGGAGCGGTGCGCGGTATCGAGGCGATCACGACCGGCCTGGGCTGGCGGCGTGCCGCGGAGGCGGTGACCGTGACGGGCGAGCCGGATCGCAAGAGCGTCGAGGCGTGCTGGGAGCTGGGGGCGACGGTGGCCGCCGGCCTCATGGAGGGGTGA
- a CDS encoding class I SAM-dependent methyltransferase yields MPTAGTGSGAPATKGGTVTEGDQRPSAAAVFDAIGVAYEEAFAGSESHRASLDWLLHRLEPRARVLDVGSGTGRPTARTLAAAGHDVLGVDVSPVMVDLAARQVPDATFRCVDIREEPLTEASFDAVCVYFSLLQMSRDEQAALVRRLALALRPGGHAVIATVPLDLDGVEGVFMGQPVRVTSFAADAFTALVREAGLTVLRQEETLFTPARADAVPEPQLFLYCRRGATDEYGADDGDDGDGTGAD; encoded by the coding sequence ATGCCGACCGCCGGAACCGGATCCGGCGCACCCGCGACGAAGGGCGGCACCGTGACCGAGGGCGACCAGCGGCCGAGCGCCGCAGCGGTGTTCGACGCGATCGGGGTGGCGTACGAGGAGGCGTTCGCGGGATCCGAGTCCCACCGGGCGTCCCTCGACTGGCTGCTCCACCGTCTGGAGCCGCGCGCCCGGGTGCTGGACGTCGGCAGCGGGACGGGCCGGCCCACGGCCCGGACCCTCGCCGCCGCGGGTCACGACGTGCTCGGGGTCGATGTCTCCCCCGTGATGGTCGACCTCGCGGCCCGGCAGGTGCCCGACGCGACGTTCCGGTGCGTCGACATCCGCGAGGAGCCGCTCACGGAGGCGTCGTTCGACGCGGTGTGCGTGTACTTCTCGCTGCTTCAGATGTCCCGCGACGAGCAGGCCGCGCTGGTCCGCCGGCTGGCCCTCGCGCTGCGTCCGGGCGGCCACGCGGTCATCGCCACGGTTCCCCTCGACCTGGACGGCGTCGAGGGTGTCTTCATGGGGCAGCCGGTGCGGGTGACCAGCTTCGCGGCGGACGCCTTCACGGCCCTGGTGCGCGAGGCGGGTCTGACGGTGCTGCGGCAGGAGGAGACCCTCTTCACCCCGGCGCGCGCCGACGCGGTGCCGGAGCCCCAGTTGTTCCTGTACTGCCGGCGCGGCGCAACCGATGAGTACGGTGCGGACGACGGGGACGATGGCGACGGTACGGGCGCCGACTGA
- a CDS encoding medium chain dehydrogenase/reductase family protein: MRTTEVVLPAVGEPEILALRSRDLPEPGPGQALVRVEASGVTFAEQQMRRGRYYDMPAFPFVPGYDLVGVVERTGPSGPDAPALPVGQRVAALTKTGGWAEHVVIDAADLVPVPDGVDAVRAETLITNGATAWRMLHRTAKVRPGDTVVVHGANGGVGSVLVQLARSHGARVIGTASARNQQAVADLGAVPVDYRGDVPARVRELAPGGVAAVFDHVGGEGIKDSWRMLAPGGTLVSYGSASTRDRAGSGTVTVLKLVARLAVWNILPNGRGAHFFNLWAGKARRPQRFRAELRADLERIFGLLRSGTIEARVDRVYPLEQAAEAMRHAESGTVVGKVVIAPGAEPVEQRSQ, from the coding sequence ATGCGAACCACCGAAGTCGTCCTGCCGGCCGTCGGAGAGCCCGAGATCCTCGCCCTCCGGTCCAGGGACCTACCCGAACCGGGACCCGGCCAGGCACTGGTCCGCGTGGAGGCGAGCGGAGTGACCTTCGCCGAGCAGCAGATGCGGCGCGGCAGGTACTACGACATGCCGGCCTTCCCCTTCGTCCCCGGCTACGACCTGGTGGGCGTCGTCGAGCGGACCGGCCCGTCCGGGCCCGACGCGCCCGCGCTGCCGGTCGGACAGCGGGTCGCCGCGCTGACCAAGACCGGCGGCTGGGCCGAGCACGTCGTGATCGACGCGGCGGATCTGGTGCCGGTGCCCGACGGGGTGGACGCCGTACGGGCCGAGACCCTGATCACCAACGGCGCCACGGCCTGGCGCATGCTGCACCGCACCGCGAAGGTCCGCCCGGGTGACACGGTCGTGGTGCACGGCGCCAACGGCGGCGTCGGCAGCGTGCTGGTCCAGCTCGCCCGCAGCCACGGCGCCAGGGTCATCGGCACCGCCTCGGCCCGCAACCAGCAGGCCGTCGCCGACCTGGGCGCCGTCCCCGTGGACTATCGCGGTGACGTCCCCGCACGGGTGCGCGAATTGGCGCCCGGCGGAGTGGCCGCCGTCTTCGACCACGTGGGCGGCGAGGGCATCAAGGACTCGTGGCGGATGCTCGCGCCGGGCGGCACGCTCGTCTCCTACGGCAGCGCCTCCACCCGCGACCGGGCCGGCAGCGGCACCGTCACCGTGCTGAAGCTCGTCGCGCGGCTCGCCGTGTGGAACATCCTGCCGAACGGCCGCGGCGCCCACTTCTTCAACCTGTGGGCGGGCAAGGCGCGCCGTCCACAGCGGTTCCGGGCGGAGCTGCGCGCGGACCTCGAGCGGATCTTCGGCCTGCTGCGGTCGGGGACGATCGAGGCCAGGGTCGACCGGGTCTACCCCCTGGAGCAGGCGGCCGAGGCCATGCGGCACGCCGAGTCCGGCACCGTCGTCGGCAAGGTCGTCATCGCCCCCGGCGCCGAGCCGGTCGAGCAGCGCTCACAGTGA